The Micromonospora sp. NBC_01740 genome includes a window with the following:
- a CDS encoding metallophosphoesterase family protein, whose amino-acid sequence MAGSGLPQLLAISDLHVVHAENKAIVERLRPERDGDWLIVAGDVGEFVADIEWALGLLSNRFAKVIWAPGNHELWTPREDPIQLRGDARYQHLVELCRGLGVVTPEDPYPVWDPQGDDPVLIAPLFLLYDYSFRPAGTYTKEQALARAHEVGVVCTDEILLHPDPYPTRDAWCRARLALTERRLTAERNGLPTVLVNHFPLVREPTRILRYPEFAQWCGTEATADWHVRFDARVAVYGHLHIPRTTWYDGVRFEEVSVGYPREWRRRSTPPGRLRRILPAVAGQPA is encoded by the coding sequence ATGGCCGGATCCGGCCTGCCTCAGTTGCTCGCCATCAGTGACCTGCACGTGGTCCACGCGGAGAACAAGGCGATCGTCGAGCGGCTGCGGCCGGAGCGCGACGGCGACTGGCTCATCGTCGCCGGCGACGTCGGGGAGTTCGTCGCCGACATCGAGTGGGCGCTGGGACTGCTCAGCAACCGGTTCGCCAAGGTGATCTGGGCCCCCGGCAACCACGAGCTCTGGACCCCCCGCGAGGACCCGATCCAGCTGCGGGGAGACGCGCGCTACCAGCACCTGGTGGAGCTGTGCCGCGGGCTCGGGGTGGTGACTCCGGAGGACCCGTACCCCGTCTGGGACCCGCAGGGCGACGACCCGGTCCTGATCGCGCCGCTGTTCCTGCTCTACGACTACAGCTTCCGGCCGGCCGGGACGTACACGAAGGAGCAGGCCCTGGCGCGGGCCCACGAGGTCGGCGTGGTCTGCACCGACGAGATCCTGCTGCATCCGGACCCGTACCCGACGCGCGACGCCTGGTGCCGGGCGCGGCTGGCCCTGACCGAGCGCCGGCTCACCGCCGAGCGCAACGGGCTGCCCACCGTCCTGGTCAACCACTTCCCGCTCGTCCGCGAACCCACCCGGATCCTGCGGTACCCGGAGTTCGCGCAGTGGTGCGGCACCGAGGCCACCGCCGACTGGCACGTCCGGTTCGACGCCCGCGTCGCCGTCTACGGCCACCTGCACATCCCGCGCACCACCTGGTACGACGGGGTCCGCTTCGAAGAGGTCTCGGTGGGCTACCCACGGGAGTGGCGTCGCCGCTCGACGCCGCCGGGGCGGCTGCGCCGCATCCTGCCGGCGGTTGCCGGACAGCCCGCCTGA